The following proteins are co-located in the Rhodococcus opacus B4 genome:
- a CDS encoding sensor histidine kinase, translating into MKRSFSLRTRVAAATALGATIIVVALGILVSLAINRNNLSQLDRRLETASDVLVPNAATAGLFLGALGDKGAFAITIRSADGDTVLVSTPTQLPELDPGTQTVEVGDTRYRAYTATVPLLGTRISLAVPYAEAQDVTSEQQRQVALVGVLAVAAASGLGWLFGGRAVRPLVDLTGRIVRREPKLTPTTSGVREADELASAAESMLRDVAEAQDATTAALATARDFAAVSAHELRTPLTAMRTDLEVLATLDLTPEQQHEIFRDLARSQDRVESTLSDLERLARGELSTDKDFVDCDLVDISDLAAEEAMRHNPGLQVTVDAAPVTVRGMPGGLRLTLDNAIKNAVRHGGATAVTITLRAADGITTVVVDDNGSGVPEAERSVVFERFHRGSNATKSGSGLGLALVAQQAALHNGSARFEVSPLGGARLVVELHTDTTRKAESPASP; encoded by the coding sequence GTGAAACGGTCGTTCTCCCTCCGGACGCGTGTGGCGGCGGCGACGGCACTGGGTGCGACGATCATCGTCGTCGCGCTCGGCATCCTGGTGTCGCTGGCGATCAACCGCAACAACCTGTCGCAACTCGACCGGCGGCTGGAGACGGCGTCCGACGTCCTCGTTCCCAACGCGGCCACCGCCGGGCTGTTCCTCGGCGCACTCGGCGACAAGGGCGCGTTCGCCATCACCATCCGGTCCGCTGACGGCGACACGGTCCTCGTCAGCACGCCCACCCAACTGCCCGAACTGGACCCGGGCACCCAGACCGTCGAGGTCGGGGACACGCGGTATCGGGCGTACACCGCGACCGTTCCGCTCCTCGGCACCCGGATCTCCCTGGCCGTGCCGTACGCCGAAGCTCAGGACGTGACGTCGGAGCAGCAACGGCAGGTGGCCCTCGTCGGTGTTCTCGCGGTGGCCGCCGCCAGCGGCCTCGGGTGGCTGTTCGGTGGTCGTGCGGTGCGCCCCCTGGTCGACCTGACCGGCCGCATCGTGCGCCGCGAACCGAAGCTGACGCCCACGACCTCCGGTGTGCGGGAGGCCGATGAACTGGCCTCCGCCGCGGAGTCGATGCTGCGCGACGTCGCGGAGGCGCAGGACGCGACCACGGCCGCGCTCGCCACCGCACGCGACTTCGCCGCCGTCTCCGCGCACGAACTTCGCACGCCCCTCACCGCGATGCGCACCGACCTCGAGGTCCTCGCCACTCTCGACCTGACGCCGGAACAGCAGCATGAGATCTTCCGCGACCTCGCCCGCTCACAGGACCGGGTGGAATCGACGCTGTCCGACCTCGAGCGCCTCGCCCGCGGTGAACTGTCGACCGACAAGGACTTCGTCGACTGCGACCTCGTCGACATCAGCGACCTCGCCGCGGAGGAGGCGATGCGTCACAATCCCGGCCTGCAGGTGACCGTCGACGCGGCCCCGGTGACGGTCCGCGGCATGCCCGGCGGGCTGCGTCTCACGCTGGACAACGCCATCAAGAACGCGGTCCGGCACGGCGGCGCCACCGCCGTGACGATCACGCTGAGAGCGGCCGACGGCATCACGACCGTCGTCGTCGACGACAACGGTTCCGGGGTGCCCGAGGCCGAGCGGTCCGTGGTGTTCGAACGGTTCCACCGCGGGTCCAACGCGACGAAGAGCGGGTCGGGCCTGGGCCTGGCGCTCGTCGCCCAGCAGGCCGCCCTGCACAACGGCAGCGCGCGATTCGAGGTCAGCCCGCTCGGCGGCGCACGCCTCGTCGTCGAGCTGCACACCGACACGACCCGGAAAGCGGAAAGCCCCGCCTCACCCTGA
- a CDS encoding response regulator transcription factor: MTVTDSASVLVVDDDEDVRTSLERGLRLSGFTVLTAVDGADALRVVSEQRPDAMVLDMNMPVIDGTGVVTALRAMSNDIPICVLSARDTVDDRISGLESGADDYLVKPFVLAELIARIRAMLRRHGTTTAAPADSQATPPIRVGALEIRTSARRVFMAGEEVTLTKREFELLEVLARNVGIVLSRERLLELVWGYDFVADTNVVDVFVGYLRRKFEVGGQPRILHTVRGVGFVLREPS; the protein is encoded by the coding sequence GTGACCGTCACAGACTCAGCCAGTGTCCTCGTGGTCGACGACGACGAGGACGTGCGGACGTCCCTCGAACGCGGCCTGCGCCTGTCCGGATTCACCGTCCTCACCGCCGTCGACGGCGCCGACGCACTCCGGGTGGTCAGCGAGCAACGCCCGGACGCGATGGTGCTCGACATGAACATGCCGGTCATCGACGGCACCGGCGTGGTGACGGCGCTTCGCGCCATGAGCAACGACATCCCGATCTGTGTGCTCAGCGCCCGCGACACCGTCGACGACCGCATCTCGGGCCTGGAATCGGGCGCCGACGACTACCTGGTCAAGCCGTTCGTCCTCGCCGAACTCATCGCCCGGATCCGGGCGATGCTGCGGCGGCACGGAACGACCACCGCCGCGCCCGCCGACTCACAAGCCACCCCGCCGATCCGCGTCGGTGCGCTCGAGATCCGGACGTCCGCACGCCGGGTCTTCATGGCGGGCGAGGAGGTCACGCTGACCAAACGGGAATTCGAACTGCTCGAGGTCCTCGCCCGCAACGTCGGCATCGTGCTGAGCCGTGAGCGGCTCCTCGAACTGGTGTGGGGGTACGACTTCGTCGCCGACACCAACGTGGTCGACGTCTTCGTCGGCTACCTGCGGCGCAAGTTCGAGGTCGGTGGTCAGCCGCGTATCCTGCACACGGTCCGCGGAGTGGGGTTCGTACTGCGGGAACCGTCGTGA
- a CDS encoding mechanosensitive ion channel family protein, with amino-acid sequence MFSSLQAFELTETNRDWLIHRPAEIATYVVLALVLRFALHRMIDRMTRPREPSDKPAMLRPLRERAPRGVKEAMVNERRAQRARTIGSVLKSTVSIVVLIWVVLQVLAVLGVNVAPFIASAGVIGVALGFGAQNLVRDFLSGIFMLLEDQYGVGDVVDLGEAVGTVETVGLRVTTIRDVNGTLWYCRNGEIVRVGNMSQGYAVAVVDLPIAHAANVQRACEVALEAVTEAAKGDAIAADVLEPPELLGVNSVTAESVTLRITARTKPGRQWAVQRTFARAALSAFEHYDIDAPYLSVLSSARSSN; translated from the coding sequence ATGTTTTCTTCACTGCAGGCATTCGAACTGACCGAAACCAACCGTGACTGGCTGATTCACCGGCCGGCCGAGATCGCGACCTACGTCGTTCTGGCGCTCGTGCTGCGTTTCGCGTTGCACCGGATGATCGACCGGATGACGCGGCCCCGGGAGCCTTCGGACAAACCGGCCATGCTCCGCCCCCTGCGGGAACGCGCCCCGCGCGGCGTCAAGGAGGCGATGGTCAACGAGCGTCGCGCGCAACGCGCCCGGACGATCGGGTCGGTGCTCAAGTCGACGGTGTCGATCGTGGTGCTCATCTGGGTGGTGCTGCAGGTCCTCGCGGTTCTCGGCGTCAACGTCGCGCCGTTCATCGCGTCCGCCGGTGTGATCGGTGTCGCGCTCGGTTTCGGCGCCCAGAATCTCGTCCGGGACTTCCTGTCGGGCATCTTCATGCTGCTCGAGGACCAGTACGGGGTCGGCGACGTCGTGGACCTCGGCGAGGCCGTGGGAACGGTCGAGACGGTGGGTCTGCGGGTCACGACGATCCGCGACGTCAACGGCACTCTCTGGTACTGCCGCAACGGCGAGATCGTGCGGGTCGGCAACATGAGCCAGGGGTACGCGGTCGCGGTGGTCGATCTGCCGATCGCGCACGCCGCCAACGTGCAACGGGCGTGCGAGGTGGCGCTGGAGGCCGTCACCGAGGCGGCCAAGGGCGACGCGATCGCGGCGGACGTGCTCGAACCCCCGGAACTGCTGGGTGTGAACTCCGTGACCGCGGAATCGGTCACGCTGCGGATCACCGCGCGGACCAAGCCCGGCAGGCAATGGGCGGTGCAGCGCACGTTCGCCCGTGCGGCGCTGTCCGCGTTCGAGCACTACGACATCGACGCCCCGTACCTGTCGGTGCTGTCGTCTGCTCGCTCCAGTAACTGA
- a CDS encoding cryptochrome/photolyase family protein, whose translation MDTALVWFRRDLRLGDLPTLHTVAESGARALGLFVLDDRLLKTSGGARRDFLFRSLAALDDSLDGRLLVVKGDPVDVVPRVAKKVSAEEVHVSADYGPYGRERDAAVAEHVDLVATGSPYAVAPGRVTKTDGEPYRVFTPYFRQWLEHGWRAPIDTGPDTVEWMDPDDVKTRRVTIPEPESDGYAAGEAAALERWAEFCEDDLAGYEDARDRPGLDATSRMSVYLKYGNIHPRTMLRDLARRRSKSAEQYRRQLAWRDFYADILFQRPDSARGNYDRRFDHIRYDSGPDAEDAYTAWCEGRTGFPIVDAGMRQLKAENWMHNRVRMIVASFFVKDLHLPWWRGARYFMNQLVDGDLANNQHGWQWTAGSGTDASPYFRVFNPTTQGEKFDPDGEYVRRWVPELRGISGKAVHALKDGRPEDYPPPIVDHAHERQEALARYGEIKAP comes from the coding sequence ATGGACACCGCACTCGTCTGGTTCCGCCGCGACCTCCGGCTCGGTGATCTGCCGACGCTTCACACGGTCGCCGAGTCGGGGGCACGCGCGCTCGGCCTGTTCGTCCTCGACGACCGGTTGCTGAAGACGTCGGGGGGTGCCCGCCGGGACTTCCTGTTCCGCAGCCTCGCCGCACTGGACGACAGTCTCGACGGCCGGTTGCTGGTGGTGAAGGGCGATCCCGTCGACGTGGTTCCGCGGGTGGCGAAGAAGGTCTCGGCCGAAGAGGTGCACGTCAGCGCCGACTACGGACCCTACGGTCGCGAGCGGGACGCCGCCGTCGCCGAGCACGTCGACCTGGTGGCCACCGGTTCGCCGTACGCCGTGGCGCCCGGCCGGGTGACCAAGACGGACGGGGAGCCGTACCGCGTGTTCACCCCGTACTTCCGGCAGTGGCTCGAGCACGGGTGGCGTGCGCCGATCGACACCGGGCCCGACACGGTGGAGTGGATGGACCCGGACGACGTGAAGACGCGGCGGGTGACGATCCCGGAACCCGAATCCGACGGGTACGCCGCGGGTGAGGCGGCGGCGCTGGAGCGGTGGGCGGAGTTCTGCGAGGACGACCTGGCCGGGTACGAGGACGCGCGGGATCGTCCCGGGCTCGACGCGACCAGCCGGATGTCGGTGTACCTGAAATACGGCAACATTCATCCGCGGACGATGCTCCGCGATCTCGCCCGCCGCCGCAGCAAGAGTGCCGAGCAGTACCGGCGGCAGCTGGCGTGGCGGGACTTCTACGCCGACATCCTCTTCCAGCGTCCCGACAGTGCACGCGGCAATTACGACCGCCGCTTCGACCACATCCGCTACGACAGCGGGCCCGACGCCGAGGACGCGTACACGGCGTGGTGCGAGGGCCGGACGGGGTTCCCGATCGTCGACGCCGGGATGCGGCAGCTGAAAGCCGAGAACTGGATGCACAACCGGGTGCGGATGATCGTCGCGTCGTTCTTCGTCAAGGATCTGCACCTGCCGTGGTGGCGGGGCGCCCGCTACTTCATGAACCAGCTCGTCGACGGCGATCTGGCGAACAACCAGCACGGGTGGCAGTGGACCGCGGGATCGGGAACGGACGCGTCGCCGTACTTCCGGGTGTTCAACCCCACGACGCAGGGCGAGAAGTTCGACCCCGACGGCGAGTACGTGCGCCGGTGGGTGCCCGAATTGCGCGGGATCTCCGGGAAGGCCGTCCATGCTCTGAAAGACGGCCGCCCCGAAGACTATCCGCCGCCGATCGTCGACCACGCCCACGAACGGCAGGAGGCCCTGGCCCGGTACGGTGAGATCAAGGCCCCGTGA
- a CDS encoding MFS transporter encodes MPILAPEAPPTPRPALRRGAAFTLVAVVIATLLGASAAPTPLYEVYQSNWGFSSLQSTLIFGIYAVSLLLALLTVGSLSDYVGRRPVLITALVFEAVSMILFATAEGIGLLLLARVVQGFATGAAISALGSTLLDLERTPGRGATVNSIAPTAGLALGAIGSSLISEHLPRPTSTVFLVLLALFVVEILGIWTAPETAVRQKGALASMRPALTVPSTARRMLVVTGPCLIAVWALGGFYLSLGPSLARNALDVHTSLIGAIMVATLTGTGALAVFLLRNLAARRILVVGASALVAGVAVTLLGAETSSAPWILAGTAVAGIGFGAGFQGTIRTVMPLAEPHERAGLLSSIYVIAYLANSIPALVAGYLVGQVGLVDTTRIYGGLVIVLAAAALVRRAPVSTC; translated from the coding sequence ATGCCGATCCTTGCACCCGAAGCACCACCGACGCCTCGACCTGCACTGCGCCGCGGAGCCGCCTTCACGCTCGTCGCGGTCGTGATCGCCACCCTGCTCGGCGCGTCCGCCGCCCCTACACCCCTGTACGAGGTGTACCAGTCGAACTGGGGTTTCTCTTCGCTGCAATCGACGCTGATCTTCGGCATCTACGCCGTGAGCCTGCTGCTGGCGCTGCTCACCGTGGGGTCGCTGTCCGACTACGTCGGCCGACGCCCCGTGCTGATCACCGCGCTCGTGTTCGAGGCGGTCTCGATGATCCTGTTCGCGACCGCCGAAGGCATCGGACTCCTGCTGCTCGCCAGGGTGGTGCAGGGTTTCGCGACCGGCGCCGCGATCAGCGCCCTCGGTTCCACCCTCCTCGACCTCGAACGCACACCGGGACGCGGCGCCACCGTCAACAGCATCGCGCCCACCGCCGGACTCGCACTGGGCGCCATCGGATCGAGCCTGATCAGCGAACACCTTCCCCGGCCCACCAGCACCGTGTTCCTGGTGCTCCTCGCGCTGTTCGTCGTCGAGATCCTCGGCATCTGGACCGCACCCGAGACGGCGGTCCGGCAGAAGGGCGCGCTGGCGTCGATGCGGCCTGCGCTCACGGTCCCGTCCACCGCCAGGAGAATGCTCGTGGTCACGGGCCCGTGCCTGATCGCCGTGTGGGCGCTGGGCGGCTTCTACCTGTCGCTCGGACCGTCACTCGCCCGCAACGCCCTCGACGTGCACACGTCGCTGATCGGCGCCATCATGGTCGCGACGCTCACCGGGACCGGTGCACTCGCGGTGTTCCTGCTGCGCAACCTCGCGGCACGTCGGATCCTGGTCGTCGGAGCGTCGGCCCTCGTAGCCGGCGTCGCCGTCACCCTGCTCGGCGCCGAAACATCCTCGGCGCCGTGGATTCTCGCGGGAACCGCGGTGGCGGGCATCGGGTTCGGCGCCGGCTTCCAGGGCACCATCCGCACCGTCATGCCGCTCGCCGAACCACACGAGCGCGCGGGACTGCTGTCGAGCATCTACGTGATCGCCTACCTCGCCAACAGCATTCCCGCGCTGGTCGCCGGATACCTCGTCGGGCAGGTCGGGCTCGTCGACACCACCCGCATCTACGGCGGACTCGTCATCGTCCTCGCCGCGGCGGCCCTCGTGCGCCGTGCCCCCGTGAGTACTTGTTAA
- a CDS encoding TetR/AcrR family transcriptional regulator encodes MSPAPGPRPGGRSARIQQAVHASTRKLLDERDRADITVPMIAADAGVTPSTIYRRWGDITEVFADVAIERLRPDAPPRETGSVRGDLVTWAQEYLEEMSSPVGRAALRDVVMSGDTNPLKCATFCRTQIETILGRGEPVGSGVQCAIEHVIDHVVAPIVYRILFDLDPLEPDRVEVLVDQALDAAVRV; translated from the coding sequence ATGAGTCCGGCTCCAGGCCCACGCCCCGGTGGTCGCAGCGCCCGCATCCAGCAGGCGGTGCACGCGTCCACGCGCAAACTTCTCGACGAGCGCGACCGAGCGGACATCACCGTCCCGATGATCGCCGCCGACGCCGGGGTCACCCCGTCGACCATCTACCGGCGCTGGGGCGATATCACCGAGGTGTTCGCGGACGTCGCGATCGAGCGACTGCGTCCCGACGCGCCCCCGCGCGAAACCGGCAGTGTGCGAGGCGACCTCGTCACCTGGGCGCAGGAGTACCTCGAGGAGATGTCCTCGCCCGTGGGGCGGGCGGCACTGCGCGACGTCGTGATGAGCGGCGACACCAATCCGCTCAAGTGCGCGACGTTCTGCCGCACCCAGATCGAGACGATTCTCGGACGCGGCGAACCGGTCGGCTCGGGTGTTCAGTGCGCGATCGAGCACGTGATCGACCACGTGGTGGCGCCGATCGTCTACCGCATCCTGTTCGACCTCGATCCACTCGAACCGGACCGCGTCGAGGTGCTGGTGGATCAGGCGCTCGACGCGGCCGTCCGGGTCTGA
- a CDS encoding propionyl-CoA synthetase produces the protein MSSPGTAPSSDNHGQSYAEVYRRSSDSPEEFWLAAAGAVEWETPPTRALDDSAAPMYRWFPDASLNTCFNALDRHVRDGNGDRAALIYDSAMVPDASRTYTYAELLDEVSRFAGVLKDQGVVAGDRVIVYMPMIPEAAIAMLACARIGAVHSVVFGGFAAKELATRIDDAGPVVLVTASGGLEPGRAVEYLPMVAKALELSATPPHTVIVKDREQVAGSAADYQGGEAAWFDWDALVADAVPAEPVPVAATDPLYILYTSGTTGKPKGVIRDNGGHAVALTWSMRNIYDIGPGDVWWTASDVGWVVGHSYIVYGPLFAGATSVLYEGKPVGTPDAGAFWRVISDHGVSALFTAPTAIRAVRKADPDAKEIEKYDISSLQTLFAAGERLDPDTYAWATRVLGRPVVDHWWQTETGWAICANLRGLEPMPLKAGSPTVPVPGYRVQVVDGEGNAVPAGAEGNIVIGLPLPPGTLAGLWRDPERYVKSYLATFEGYYLTGDSGYIDEDGYVFVLGRSDDVINVAGHRLSTGSMEAVVAGHPAVAECAVVGIKDELKGQRPSGYVVLKAGVDIDPETLRTELVAMVRDQIGAVATFRDVTVVQALPKTRSGKILRKTMRQIADHEEYTVPSTIEDVAVLDALKKQLGG, from the coding sequence ATGAGTTCCCCGGGAACCGCGCCTTCGAGCGACAACCATGGCCAGAGCTACGCCGAGGTCTACCGCCGGAGCTCCGACAGTCCCGAGGAGTTCTGGCTCGCCGCCGCCGGCGCCGTCGAATGGGAGACGCCACCGACGCGGGCGCTCGACGACTCCGCCGCCCCGATGTACCGGTGGTTTCCGGACGCGTCGCTGAACACCTGCTTCAACGCCCTGGACCGGCACGTGCGCGACGGCAACGGAGACCGGGCGGCGCTGATCTACGACTCCGCGATGGTCCCCGACGCGTCCCGCACCTACACCTACGCAGAACTTCTCGACGAGGTGTCCCGGTTCGCCGGCGTCCTGAAGGACCAGGGCGTGGTGGCCGGGGACCGGGTGATCGTCTACATGCCGATGATCCCCGAAGCGGCGATCGCGATGCTGGCCTGCGCCCGCATCGGTGCCGTGCACTCCGTGGTGTTCGGGGGCTTCGCCGCGAAGGAACTCGCGACGCGCATCGACGATGCCGGACCGGTGGTGCTGGTGACGGCGTCGGGCGGCCTCGAACCGGGGCGCGCCGTCGAATACCTCCCGATGGTGGCAAAGGCCCTCGAATTGTCCGCCACCCCTCCGCACACGGTGATCGTCAAGGACCGGGAGCAGGTCGCCGGTTCGGCGGCCGACTACCAGGGCGGCGAGGCTGCGTGGTTCGACTGGGACGCGCTGGTGGCGGATGCCGTACCCGCGGAGCCGGTTCCGGTGGCCGCGACGGACCCGCTGTACATCCTGTACACGTCCGGCACCACAGGGAAGCCGAAAGGCGTGATCCGCGACAACGGCGGACACGCCGTCGCGCTCACGTGGTCGATGCGCAACATCTACGACATCGGGCCGGGCGACGTGTGGTGGACCGCGTCCGACGTCGGCTGGGTGGTCGGCCACTCCTACATCGTCTACGGACCGCTTTTCGCCGGTGCCACGTCGGTGCTCTACGAGGGCAAACCGGTCGGCACCCCGGATGCGGGGGCGTTCTGGCGGGTGATCTCCGATCACGGGGTGTCGGCCCTGTTCACCGCACCGACCGCGATCCGCGCCGTGCGCAAGGCCGATCCCGACGCGAAGGAGATCGAAAAGTACGACATCTCCTCCCTGCAGACGCTGTTCGCCGCGGGCGAGCGCCTCGACCCCGACACGTACGCGTGGGCGACCCGGGTCCTGGGCCGTCCCGTCGTCGACCACTGGTGGCAGACCGAGACCGGCTGGGCGATCTGCGCCAACCTGCGCGGTCTCGAACCCATGCCACTGAAGGCCGGCTCCCCCACCGTCCCCGTCCCCGGGTACCGGGTGCAGGTCGTCGACGGCGAGGGAAACGCGGTTCCCGCAGGGGCCGAGGGCAACATCGTGATCGGCCTGCCCCTGCCTCCGGGGACCCTGGCCGGGTTGTGGCGCGACCCGGAGCGCTACGTGAAGTCCTACCTCGCCACGTTCGAGGGCTACTACCTCACCGGCGACTCCGGGTACATCGACGAGGACGGGTACGTGTTCGTCCTCGGGCGCAGCGACGACGTCATCAACGTTGCCGGACACCGGCTTTCGACCGGCAGCATGGAGGCCGTGGTCGCGGGGCACCCCGCGGTGGCCGAGTGCGCGGTGGTCGGGATCAAGGACGAACTCAAGGGCCAGCGGCCCAGCGGCTACGTGGTACTCAAGGCCGGCGTCGACATCGACCCCGAGACGCTCCGCACCGAACTCGTCGCGATGGTGCGTGATCAGATCGGCGCCGTCGCCACGTTCCGCGACGTGACGGTCGTGCAGGCGCTGCCCAAGACCCGCTCCGGCAAGATCCTGCGCAAGACGATGCGGCAGATCGCCGACCACGAGGAGTACACGGTGCCCTCCACCATCGAGGACGTCGCCGTCCTCGACGCGCTGAAGAAACAGTTGGGCGGCTGA
- a CDS encoding alpha/beta hydrolase, with the protein MSAIGRRRGHPTTGFCRALLAVAVVASSAMFGQVATASADEWRALPADKPASADGSVLDHVEEINDRQLNMFVYSAAMEKVILLEVIRPADTSVPRPTLYLLNGAGGGEDSATWQARTDVVPFFADKNVNVVTPVGGAYSYYTDWQKPDPVLGVNKWTTFLTEELPPIVDATLGTNGANAIAGLSMSGTSVLSLAEAAPSLYRAVGAFSGCAQTSTQPGRDYVTFVVSFRGGDVENMWGPPDDPAWVANDPVVNAEKLRGIDLYISNATGLPGVHENLNGPDINGDVGTLANQVIIGGIIEAGTNQCTHALADRLNALGIPATYDFRPTGTHSWGYWQDDLHNSWPMIAGSLGL; encoded by the coding sequence ATGAGCGCGATCGGACGCCGTCGGGGGCACCCGACAACCGGATTCTGTCGGGCACTCCTGGCGGTCGCCGTCGTTGCGTCGTCGGCCATGTTCGGTCAGGTGGCGACGGCGTCGGCGGACGAGTGGCGGGCCCTTCCCGCCGACAAGCCGGCCTCGGCAGACGGATCAGTCCTCGACCACGTCGAGGAGATCAACGACCGTCAACTGAACATGTTCGTCTACTCGGCGGCGATGGAGAAGGTGATCCTTCTCGAGGTGATCCGTCCCGCCGATACGAGCGTCCCCCGGCCGACCTTGTACCTGCTCAACGGTGCCGGTGGCGGCGAGGATTCGGCGACGTGGCAGGCGCGGACGGACGTGGTCCCCTTCTTCGCCGACAAGAACGTCAACGTCGTCACCCCCGTCGGCGGCGCATACAGCTACTACACCGACTGGCAGAAGCCCGATCCCGTCCTCGGCGTGAACAAGTGGACCACGTTCCTCACCGAGGAACTTCCCCCGATCGTCGACGCCACACTCGGAACGAACGGCGCGAACGCCATCGCGGGACTGTCGATGTCGGGCACGTCCGTCCTGAGCCTGGCCGAGGCGGCGCCCTCGCTGTATCGGGCGGTCGGCGCGTTCAGCGGGTGCGCCCAGACGAGCACCCAGCCGGGCCGCGACTACGTCACGTTCGTCGTCAGCTTCCGCGGCGGGGACGTCGAGAACATGTGGGGACCGCCCGACGACCCCGCCTGGGTGGCCAACGACCCCGTCGTCAACGCCGAGAAGCTGCGCGGCATCGACCTGTACATCAGCAATGCCACCGGACTGCCCGGCGTCCACGAGAACCTCAACGGCCCGGATATCAACGGGGATGTGGGGACCCTGGCCAACCAGGTGATCATCGGCGGCATCATCGAGGCCGGAACCAATCAGTGCACCCATGCGCTGGCCGACAGGCTCAATGCCCTGGGAATCCCCGCGACGTACGACTTCCGGCCCACCGGCACTCACTCGTGGGGCTATTGGCAGGACGACCTGCACAACTCGTGGCCGATGATCGCCGGTTCCCTGGGTCTCTGA
- a CDS encoding GOLPH3/VPS74 family protein: MTLLAEDLLLLLLDDASGKPVVDGTRMSRVLAGAVLLELALGDVVTPAEPGENVKKGRLVVRDGERPQDSLLTRAVDLIGTAKPMKPETAIEKLAKNLREDVSKRIVDAGWVREEKGKVLGLFPTTRWPEVDGSHERALRSQLSAALLDGVGPTPRTAALISLLSAVDAAPKLFPDADRRAVKNRAKEIAEGDWAGKAVRKSVEAVNAAIIVAATVPAIVAGSG; the protein is encoded by the coding sequence ATGACGCTGCTCGCCGAAGACCTGCTGTTGCTGCTTCTCGATGACGCCTCCGGGAAACCCGTCGTCGACGGGACCCGGATGTCGCGCGTCCTCGCCGGCGCCGTCCTTCTCGAACTGGCCCTCGGTGACGTCGTCACCCCGGCCGAACCCGGCGAAAACGTGAAGAAGGGGCGTCTCGTCGTCCGCGACGGCGAGCGGCCGCAGGATTCACTGCTCACGCGGGCCGTCGACCTCATCGGTACGGCCAAGCCGATGAAACCGGAGACAGCGATCGAGAAACTCGCGAAGAACCTGCGCGAAGACGTCTCGAAGCGCATCGTCGACGCGGGGTGGGTTCGCGAGGAGAAGGGCAAGGTCCTCGGCCTCTTCCCCACCACGCGGTGGCCCGAGGTCGACGGCAGCCACGAACGCGCGCTGCGGTCTCAACTGAGCGCCGCACTCCTCGACGGGGTCGGCCCCACTCCGCGTACCGCCGCGCTCATCTCGCTCCTGTCCGCGGTCGACGCGGCCCCGAAGCTGTTCCCGGACGCCGATCGTCGCGCCGTGAAGAACCGGGCGAAGGAGATCGCCGAAGGCGACTGGGCAGGCAAGGCCGTGCGCAAATCCGTCGAGGCCGTCAACGCCGCCATCATCGTCGCCGCCACCGTTCCCGCCATCGTCGCGGGGAGTGGGTAG
- a CDS encoding DUF222 domain-containing protein has product MFDTGVVDRGIHETACCLVDTESDVGLVELMTDLHRSESVVAERKLAVIAELFVRRTAEIESDGAWTSTAHEVVEAEIGAALTMGRAAAGRLIGLGMSLRTRLPATREAMARGDLDMYRVRLIEDATANVTDDCIGEVERQLLEQVLAPPRAGGTD; this is encoded by the coding sequence ATGTTCGATACGGGGGTAGTCGATCGGGGGATTCACGAGACGGCCTGCTGTCTCGTCGACACGGAATCCGACGTGGGTCTGGTCGAGTTGATGACCGACCTGCATCGCAGTGAATCGGTAGTGGCCGAACGGAAGCTGGCGGTGATCGCGGAGCTGTTCGTGCGCCGCACTGCCGAGATCGAGTCCGACGGAGCTTGGACGTCGACCGCGCACGAAGTGGTCGAGGCCGAGATCGGTGCCGCACTCACCATGGGGCGAGCGGCTGCGGGCCGACTGATCGGCCTGGGAATGTCGCTGCGTACCCGGTTGCCTGCGACCCGCGAGGCCATGGCACGCGGCGACCTCGACATGTACCGGGTTCGCCTGATCGAGGACGCGACGGCAAACGTCACCGACGACTGCATCGGCGAGGTCGAACGTCAACTCCTCGAACAGGTTCTGGCCCCACCGCGGGCCGGTGGAACGGATTGA
- a CDS encoding DUF222 domain-containing protein: MTGRRLTNAANRIIARLDPAGVRAKREKAQADRFVGVSAAEDGMCRILGSVPAAQGRCRAGHSTPDCGNWRTPCARKIFEPTNSDGPTDCPPSSTVPGT, translated from the coding sequence TTGACCGGCCGCAGGCTGACGAACGCCGCCAACCGCATCATCGCGAGGCTCGACCCGGCCGGGGTGCGCGCCAAGCGGGAGAAGGCGCAGGCGGACAGATTCGTCGGAGTCAGTGCTGCCGAGGACGGCATGTGCCGCATCCTCGGATCCGTCCCCGCCGCGCAGGGCAGGTGCAGGGCAGGGCATTCGACGCCCGATTGCGGGAACTGGCGAACACCGTGTGCCCGAAAGATCTTCGAACCTACGAACAGCGACGGGCCGACGGATTGTCCGCCCTCGTCGACGGTGCCGGGTACGTGA